One genomic segment of Theobroma cacao cultivar B97-61/B2 chromosome 6, Criollo_cocoa_genome_V2, whole genome shotgun sequence includes these proteins:
- the LOC18595856 gene encoding auxin-induced protein 22A — translation MAKEGLGLEITELRLGLPGGGAHSAQHGMDKNEKKRVFSEISEDNENGKISNDQKMQSKSQVVGWPPVCSYRKKNSFSEKLDGSKASKIYVKVSMDGAPFLRKIDLGMHKGYSDLATALEMLFGEALRDAESCEFVPIYEDKDGDWMLAGDVPWEMFIESCKRLRIMKRADAKGFGVLRSREALNGSLKNE, via the exons ATGGCCAAGGAAGGTCTCGGTCTCGAAATCACGGAGCTGAGGTTGGGTCTCCCAGGTGGTGGTGCTCATTCTGCTCAGCATGGAATGGACAAAAACGAGAAGAAAAGGGTTTTCTCAGAGATTTCAGAGGATAACGAAAACGGGAAGATCAGCAATGACCAGAAAATGCAAAGCAAGAGTCAAGTCGTGGGGTGGCCACCCGTATGTTCATATCGAAAAAAGAACAGTTTCAGCGAAAAATTAGATGGCTCTAAAGCCTCCAAAATATACGTCAAAGTTAGCATGGATGGAGCGCCTTTTCTTCGCAAAATTGATTTAGGCATGCACAAAGGTTACTCTGACCTTGCTACGGCATTGGAGATGCTGTTTG GGGAAGCGTTAAGGGATGCAGAAAGCTGTGAATTCGTTCCCATTTATGAAGACAAAGATGGAGACTGGATGTTAGCAGGAGACGTTCCCTGGGA GATGTTTATTGAATCATGCAAGAGGCTGAGGATTATGAAAAGAGCAGATGCCAAGGGTTTTGGAGTACTGCGATCAAGGGAAGCTCTCAATGGAAGTTTGAAGAACGAGTGA